The candidate division KSB1 bacterium nucleotide sequence AGGGCGAGCAGGTGGGCTGGCTGCGCCGGCCCAATGCCGACTTGACGCAAATTACTGCCAACGATTTCGGCGAGGTGGCGCTGCCGAGTTATGCCAACCTCGACGCGCATTTGAGCAAAACCTTTGAGCTCGGACGCCTGAAGCTCTTCCTCAATGTCAGCGGCCGGAATTTGTTGAATCGGGAAGATCTCGTTTTGCAGGGCATCGCGCTGCGCGACCGGCGCTATTATCTGACCGTTGGGGCGCAGTATTAGATTTTTATTGACCGGTCACTCATCGTGACCGGTCAATAATGATCATCGTGCACAAAGCAATCCGCCACTATGATGGCTTCACCGAATTTCAAAAAAGTTTTCGCCGCTTGCCTCGGCTTCGCCCTCTTCGCCGCTTGTGAGAAAAGTCCGATTAATGGCGAAATCAGCAACCCGCCAAATTTGCAAATCCGCGGCCGCATTCAACTGGCCGATAACAATAGCGCCGAGGGGATTCATGTGTGGCTCGGCAATACCTCACTCACTACCCGCACCGACAAGGATGGCGCCTTCGTGCTGGCCTTGCCACCTTCGGCTTCCGGCAGCCCGGTTTTTGCGAGCGGCATTTTCAACGTGTATTTTTACGTTGCCAATTACAAACTTATTTCCACGCCGGTTACGATTCACGAAGGAAAATTTCTTTATTCGCGCGGTCAGGTGAATCAGAACGGCGAGCTGATCAGCACGCTGTCGATGCCGAAACTGCTCAACATCAAAACCACGGTGGACCCGCCGGTGGTGCCGCCGAGCTTTTCGCAGACGATTAGAGTGATCGTTGCCTTGAGCGCCGTTCACGATTCGGTGGTGGTGGTTTTCCCCAAAATGATCGGCGGGCAGTTGGGTGGCGTTCTTTTTCGAGAACTCAATTCCGGCGGGATTTACGCCGACGCGCCGGAAGACAACGCCGGCACGCGTGCAGTTGAAAAAATCGGCAACGAGCCCCGCCTGTTCCGCTTTGATTTTAGTTTGAAGCCCGGCGTTTTGCCGCTGGGAAACTACGAAATCATTCCGTATTTTTTAATCGAACAGCAAAATATGCCGGACGGCTTGCTGGCGAGCATCAGCGAACGAGCCGGCGAAATCGGGCCGGACTTTCTCAAGATTCCTTTTCGGCGCGAGGGCGGACTCTTTGCCATCCGCGATGTGCAGGGGCAAGAGCGGTAGGCGATAAATTTGATTTTCTGCTTGGCTGTTAAACGAATATATTACCGATACGTGATGCCCACCCAAATTTGCCTTCCAAATTGATTGCGCAGCAAAGACAGCGGCTGGCTCAAATCCAAGCCGCCGTCGCCGGGGGTGAGGTATTTTCCATCCAAGATATTCCGAACTTCCACAAACGGCTCAAAACGCAAACCAGCCCAGCGCAGCGGCGCTGCAGCTTTCACATCGAGATCGTGGCGCACGGCGAGCTTGTGTTGCTTTCCGGTCAGCCAGTCGGTGAACACCGCCGGGCTGTTGATTTTTCCAAAGACGCTGAGAAGCCATCCCTGTTGGTGCAAAAAATCGAGATTGTAGTTGATGGTGTGGCGTTGATCCCACGCCAAAGGCGAGCGGTCAGTTTCCTGAGTCGTTTCGCCGCGCGTCAAGCGCAGCAGGTTGCTTTCCGGCCAGGAAGCGGTGCCCGTGCTGTGCAAATAGGTATAAAGCAAAGCGCCGTTGACGCCTTTGCCGAAATTTTGTTTGATGGCTAATTCCAAGCCGCTCATAGACGCGCGCGCGTTGTTTTCAATCCGCAGAACCGTTTTGCTGTCGGCGGGGTTGTTTTGAGTCACGAGGTAGGGCGAGGTATCGAGCAGATCGACGTAGTTGCGATAAAAATACGTCAGCGAATACAGCGTCTGCGGCGACACGACGCGGCGATAAGTGACTTCCCAGGCGCGCGACCGCAGCGGCTTCAAATCCGCGTTGCCGAAAACCGGCCAGGCCGCCTCCTGGTCGCCGGCACGATTCAAATACAGATAGTAAAGCGGTGGCATTTCATAAAACCAGCCGTAATTAAACGACAAATGCTCGGTGCTGCTGATCGGCACGGCGAGACTCAAGCGCGGCGCCAGCGTTTGTTTGAACCGCGCCTTGCCACCACTGAAAATATCCGTCGAGTCAGGCGCCAGCAGCGGCGTCCGTCTGGCGTGCGGCGAAAACGCTTCATAACGCAAACCCAAATTAACAATGAAATTGCTTTTTTCGATTTTATGATTGACATAGCCGGCCAGGGTAAACGGAAATTGCCGGAACGCGTCGGTGTAACGGCTGTAGGTGAAACTGGTTTTGTCTTTGACATTCGGCCAGAGCAAATAGCGCCGGCGATGCAGCGACAAATCCCAAAGGTTGGCTTCGACGCCGGCCTTGAGTTGGTGCGCGGGATGAAGCTGGCGGACGAAACTCAGATGCGCCGTCAATTGTTTTTCGCTGCTCTGCTCATTCCAGGGTTCGGTGTCTCCGGGCCAGGTGGTGGCGAGCGATTGATTGGGCACGACTAAGTTGGCTGGCGCCGTTTCGGGTAATTCGCCCAAAATATTCCGGCGCAAGCTCATCGCGGCAACGTCGAGCTTGTAAAAAGTCGTGGCGTTGAGTGTGTGCGTCAGCGAAGCGCTGAGGCGAATATGGCGGTTGCGCCGCTTCGGCAAGGCTGACAATCGCTCCTCCCATTGGGCGTCGTATTTGCGCCAATCATAATCCGAGAGCAGTGTTTGCACCCGGAGATAAGTATTTTGTGAAGCGCGGACGGCGAATTTGACGTTCACATCATAATTGTACAGCACCGGTGATTTAAACGCTTGGCGCAAAGCTTCTTGATGCGGCGTGTCGCTCAAATTCATGCCGCCGGAAATGAGATAATTCGTCTCGATCACCGGGCCGCCCAAGCCGATGGTCATCGGACCGGAGACTGAAAATTCAGCGCGCCGTGTGTTTTCAAAGCCGCTTTCTTTGGGGGCGATCACATCGGTGGCAACGCGCGCGATGCCGTCAAAATTGTTTCGGCCCTCTTTCGTGATAATATTGACCAATCCGGCGGAGACGTTCCCGTATTCGGCGCCGAAGCCGCCGGTCTGCACGACCATCTGCGCGATCGCTGAATTTTGCACCATGAAGGCCAAATCGCGGGTGAGCGGCCCGCCCGCCGGAAGCCC carries:
- a CDS encoding TonB-dependent receptor yields the protein MCVILLFALGFTARLGAGTLGSVSGFVRDQETGNPLPGAAVVVEHTAFGATADKHGFYIIQNLPVGSYSLRARMIGYIPIKMTGVEVKSDLNTPVNFSLTARALQAEQEIIVTAPRIKIYKDEISSVHYLDAEDLSISLPVQTFQEALPLAPGFVANRFRGGRSSNTLYLIDGLPAGGPLTRDLAFMVQNSAIAQMVVQTGGFGAEYGNVSAGLVNIITKEGRNNFDGIARVATDVIAPKESGFENTRRAEFSVSGPMTIGLGGPVIETNYLISGGMNLSDTPHQEALRQAFKSPVLYNYDVNVKFAVRASQNTYLRVQTLLSDYDWRKYDAQWEERLSALPKRRNRHIRLSASLTHTLNATTFYKLDVAAMSLRRNILGELPETAPANLVVPNQSLATTWPGDTEPWNEQSSEKQLTAHLSFVRQLHPAHQLKAGVEANLWDLSLHRRRYLLWPNVKDKTSFTYSRYTDAFRQFPFTLAGYVNHKIEKSNFIVNLGLRYEAFSPHARRTPLLAPDSTDIFSGGKARFKQTLAPRLSLAVPISSTEHLSFNYGWFYEMPPLYYLYLNRAGDQEAAWPVFGNADLKPLRSRAWEVTYRRVVSPQTLYSLTYFYRNYVDLLDTSPYLVTQNNPADSKTVLRIENNARASMSGLELAIKQNFGKGVNGALLYTYLHSTGTASWPESNLLRLTRGETTQETDRSPLAWDQRHTINYNLDFLHQQGWLLSVFGKINSPAVFTDWLTGKQHKLAVRHDLDVKAAAPLRWAGLRFEPFVEVRNILDGKYLTPGDGGLDLSQPLSLLRNQFGRQIWVGITYR
- a CDS encoding carboxypeptidase-like regulatory domain-containing protein, which produces MMASPNFKKVFAACLGFALFAACEKSPINGEISNPPNLQIRGRIQLADNNSAEGIHVWLGNTSLTTRTDKDGAFVLALPPSASGSPVFASGIFNVYFYVANYKLISTPVTIHEGKFLYSRGQVNQNGELISTLSMPKLLNIKTTVDPPVVPPSFSQTIRVIVALSAVHDSVVVVFPKMIGGQLGGVLFRELNSGGIYADAPEDNAGTRAVEKIGNEPRLFRFDFSLKPGVLPLGNYEIIPYFLIEQQNMPDGLLASISERAGEIGPDFLKIPFRREGGLFAIRDVQGQER